One segment of Trichlorobacter ammonificans DNA contains the following:
- a CDS encoding PAS domain-containing protein, giving the protein MLLNGSLFNAFFRCNATAQMVVQAETGRILGANDAARAYYGLATDDETDRYFYDFDTHHPGVTLAELNLAAQGIEQTINSTHRTALGLREVMIHTCAAGNGPETLILATIHDVTEQMLRERTVAADEERWRSALGGSGEGVWDWDITSDQVTCSPRWTEMLGYGPHELGSDIREWLRLVCNEERSQVTTAYEKMLAGGAPRLEMEYRMRRKDGSHVWVLDRCTVLRLDTDGRPGRIISVHSDITGRKRIEAKLRSFNESLEREVQERTAALNRELRMREETEQQLRAFQEQLAALTEELCLAEERERRRLAAWLHDDIGQNLALLKILIDRLRERSPEQRSQIGQIAELLAATIGEIRNRTIQISPPLLQKLGLTPSVAKLAADLGAAHGFSVSVEERSPLPQVPLSLRSTLFSIVKELLINIVKHADAQSVAIVIDRDDAGISIIVRDDGRGFAVETLDEAVYQNSFGLFHVRQRIGLLGGAFCVESAPAQGSCCSIRIPLQAHTGH; this is encoded by the coding sequence ATGCTGCTGAACGGCAGCCTATTCAACGCCTTTTTCCGGTGCAACGCCACGGCGCAGATGGTGGTTCAGGCGGAAACCGGCCGCATTCTGGGGGCCAACGACGCGGCCCGCGCCTATTACGGTCTGGCGACCGACGACGAAACCGATCGGTATTTCTACGATTTCGACACCCACCATCCGGGGGTGACCCTTGCCGAACTGAATCTGGCTGCCCAGGGGATCGAACAGACCATCAACAGCACCCACCGTACCGCCCTCGGCCTGCGGGAGGTGATGATTCACACCTGCGCTGCCGGCAACGGTCCCGAGACCCTGATCCTGGCCACGATTCACGACGTGACCGAGCAGATGCTGCGGGAGCGGACCGTGGCGGCGGACGAGGAACGCTGGCGTTCGGCGCTGGGCGGCAGCGGCGAGGGGGTGTGGGACTGGGACATCACCAGCGATCAGGTCACCTGCTCGCCCCGCTGGACGGAGATGCTGGGGTACGGCCCCCACGAGCTGGGCAGCGATATCCGCGAATGGCTCCGGCTCGTCTGCAATGAGGAGCGCAGCCAGGTCACCACGGCCTATGAAAAGATGCTGGCCGGTGGTGCTCCCCGGCTGGAGATGGAATACCGGATGCGCCGCAAGGACGGCAGCCATGTCTGGGTACTGGACCGCTGCACCGTGCTGCGCCTGGACACCGACGGCCGGCCGGGCCGGATCATCTCGGTGCACAGCGATATCACCGGCCGCAAGCGGATCGAGGCGAAACTCCGCTCCTTCAACGAAAGTCTGGAGCGGGAGGTGCAGGAACGGACCGCGGCGCTCAATCGGGAACTGCGGATGCGGGAGGAAACGGAGCAGCAACTGCGCGCCTTCCAGGAGCAGCTGGCAGCCCTGACCGAGGAACTCTGTCTGGCCGAGGAGCGTGAACGGCGACGGCTGGCGGCCTGGCTGCACGACGATATCGGTCAGAACCTGGCACTGCTCAAGATACTCATTGACCGGCTGCGGGAACGGAGCCCGGAGCAGCGGAGCCAGATCGGACAGATAGCCGAGCTGCTGGCCGCCACCATCGGCGAGATCAGGAATCGTACCATCCAGATCAGTCCGCCCCTGCTCCAGAAACTGGGACTGACCCCCTCCGTGGCCAAACTGGCCGCCGACCTGGGGGCTGCCCACGGTTTTTCCGTCTCGGTCGAGGAGCGGAGCCCCTTGCCGCAGGTGCCGCTTTCCCTTCGCTCCACCCTCTTCAGCATTGTCAAGGAATTGTTGATCAACATCGTCAAGCATGCCGACGCGCAGTCGGTTGCCATCGTCATTGATCGCGACGACGCAGGCATCTCGATCATCGTGCGGGACGATGGCAGGGGCTTTGCGGTGGAAACCCTTGACGAGGCAGTGTATCAGAACTCGTTCGGTCTCTTTCACGTACGGCAGCGCATCGGACTGCTGGGCGGGGCCTTTTGTGTCGAATCGGCACCGGCACAGGGAAGCTGCTGCTCGATTCGGATTCCGTTGCAGGCCCACACCGGCCACTGA
- a CDS encoding ABC transporter ATP-binding protein, which translates to MAAIDIRELGKRYTGKKGAVVEALQGVSLAVEQGEVFGFLGPNGAGKSTTIKCLMGLIRPTSGSAAINGMAITDAAARRQVGYLPENPAFYDYLGAEEYLQFVGGIFGMAEELVARRSEELLKLLELWEARRRPIRSYSKGMVQRVGLAQALIHDPGICILDEPMSGLDPIGRALVKEIILDLKKRGKCVFFSTHITDDVEKVCDRVGVISKGRLRVVDSVENILQQGLEGYQVRLQRADGAHEELFVGKEGLQPFIQQALAEGCAIERIEPRRKDMEAFFLETVAG; encoded by the coding sequence ATGGCGGCGATTGATATCAGGGAGCTGGGCAAGCGGTACACAGGGAAGAAGGGTGCCGTGGTGGAGGCGCTGCAGGGGGTGTCGCTGGCGGTGGAGCAGGGGGAGGTGTTCGGCTTCCTGGGGCCCAACGGCGCCGGCAAGAGTACCACCATCAAGTGCCTGATGGGGCTGATCCGCCCCACCTCCGGTTCGGCCGCCATCAACGGGATGGCGATCACCGATGCCGCTGCCCGCCGCCAGGTGGGGTATCTGCCTGAAAATCCCGCGTTCTACGATTACCTCGGCGCCGAGGAGTACCTGCAGTTTGTCGGCGGCATCTTCGGCATGGCGGAGGAGCTGGTGGCCCGGCGCAGCGAGGAGCTGCTGAAGCTGCTGGAGCTGTGGGAGGCCCGCCGCCGGCCGATCCGGAGCTACAGCAAGGGGATGGTGCAGCGGGTGGGGCTGGCCCAGGCCCTGATCCACGATCCCGGCATCTGCATCCTGGATGAGCCGATGAGCGGTCTGGACCCGATCGGCCGGGCCCTGGTGAAGGAGATCATCCTTGACCTGAAAAAGCGGGGCAAATGCGTCTTTTTCAGCACCCACATCACCGACGACGTGGAAAAGGTCTGCGACCGGGTGGGGGTGATCAGCAAGGGACGGCTGAGGGTGGTGGACAGCGTGGAAAACATCCTGCAGCAGGGGCTGGAGGGGTACCAGGTGCGGCTGCAGCGTGCCGATGGTGCCCATGAGGAGCTGTTTGTCGGTAAAGAGGGGCTGCAGCCGTTCATCCAGCAGGCCCTGGCCGAGGGGTGCGCCATCGAACGGATCGAGCCGCGCCGCAAGGACATGGAGGCATTCTTCCTTGAGACCGTGGCGGGGTGA